TGGAGAAAGCAGTAAACGCCGGAGCCATATTACGCACACATGTATTACGGCCAACCTGGCATTTTGTATTACCGCAGGATATCCGCTGGCTGCTTGCACTCACCGCGCCCCGTATTGATGCAGGCAATGCCACGATGTACAAACAACAGGAAGTAGACAGTGCAATATTTAACAAAAGCCATAATATACTGGCCAAGGCAATGGAAGGCGGCAAACAGCTAACACGCAAAACCATAACCGAGCTATTAAATAGCGCAGGCATAGCAACCAACGATTTGCGGCTTACCATTTTGCTGATGAAGGCCGAGCTTGATCAACTGATTTGCAGCGGCGCGCGCGAAGGAAAACAATTCACCTACGCGCTGCTTGACGAACGGGCACCGATCACTCCGGTAATTGACAGGGACGAGGCAGTGGCGCGATTAGTTTTAGCATATTTCTCAAGTCGCGGCCCGGCTACAGTAAACGATTTTGTACATTGGTCGGGCTTAACGGTTGCTGACGCTAAAGCGGGAATTAAGATCAATAAGGACTCGCTAACCAATATCACGGC
The sequence above is a segment of the Mucilaginibacter celer genome. Coding sequences within it:
- a CDS encoding winged helix DNA-binding domain-containing protein; the protein is MTLSQIARMRVYNQCLNYDKFKKPEDVVKYMVAMQAQEYSYAKWAIGLRMLSPTDKAVEKAVNAGAILRTHVLRPTWHFVLPQDIRWLLALTAPRIDAGNATMYKQQEVDSAIFNKSHNILAKAMEGGKQLTRKTITELLNSAGIATNDLRLTILLMKAELDQLICSGAREGKQFTYALLDERAPITPVIDRDEAVARLVLAYFSSRGPATVNDFVHWSGLTVADAKAGIKINKDSLTNITAEGKTYWMHADANPDIAIKSASCLLPVYDELIIAYKNREAIIPAKYLDKTGDVTFFPAVMINNQVIGNWSRTVGKNNIDIEIKPYGNLNKAQTKAIETASQRFKKFNGLL